The following coding sequences are from one Natrarchaeobaculum sulfurireducens window:
- a CDS encoding ABC transporter ATP-binding protein: MSAIRVDGLTKSYGQLLALSDLSFEVEEGEVFGFLGPNGAGKSTTINILLDFIRPTTGRVEVLGLDAQAHSRTIRSRTGVLPEGVETYDRLTARQHLEFAIESKGAADDPLALLERVGLEDAIDKKAGGFSKGMSQRLMLAMALVGEPDLLILDEPSTGLDPNGAREMRDIVREENARGATVFFSSHIMEQVEAVCDRVGILREGEMVAIDTVSGLRESVGDGTTLRVTVDRVDDDDLQAVRSLPDVSSATSEDGQPPTLVVQVDGSKTAVLGELEERGIDVQDFSTREASLEDVFQSYTADGGTEVHAR; this comes from the coding sequence ATGTCCGCTATTCGAGTCGACGGCTTGACCAAGTCCTACGGGCAACTGCTCGCGCTTTCTGACCTCTCGTTCGAGGTCGAAGAGGGCGAGGTGTTCGGATTTTTAGGCCCCAACGGTGCCGGCAAGTCGACGACGATCAACATCCTCCTCGATTTCATCCGGCCGACCACCGGCCGGGTCGAGGTCCTCGGCCTCGACGCCCAGGCCCACAGCCGGACGATCCGGTCACGAACCGGCGTCCTCCCCGAAGGCGTCGAGACCTACGACCGCCTGACGGCCCGCCAGCACCTCGAGTTCGCTATCGAGTCGAAAGGTGCCGCCGACGACCCGCTGGCGCTCCTCGAGCGCGTCGGCCTCGAAGACGCGATCGACAAAAAAGCCGGCGGCTTCTCGAAGGGAATGTCCCAGCGACTGATGCTCGCGATGGCGCTCGTGGGCGAACCCGACCTCCTTATCTTGGACGAACCTTCCACCGGTCTCGACCCCAACGGGGCACGCGAGATGCGTGATATCGTCCGCGAGGAGAACGCCCGCGGCGCGACCGTCTTCTTCTCGAGTCACATCATGGAGCAAGTCGAAGCGGTCTGTGACCGCGTCGGCATCCTCCGTGAGGGCGAGATGGTCGCTATCGACACCGTTTCCGGCCTCCGAGAGTCCGTCGGTGATGGGACGACCCTGCGCGTGACCGTCGACCGGGTCGACGACGACGACCTCCAGGCCGTCCGATCACTGCCCGACGTCTCGAGCGCCACCTCCGAGGACGGACAGCCGCCGACGCTGGTCGTTCAGGTCGACGGCTCGAAAACTGCCGTGCTCGGCGAACTCGAAGAGCGCGGCATCGACGTGCAGGACTTCTCGACGCGCGAAGCGTCGCTCGAGGACGTCTTCCAGTCGTATACGGCCGACGGGGGAACGGAGGTGCATGCGCGATGA